One Peromyscus leucopus breed LL Stock chromosome 4, UCI_PerLeu_2.1, whole genome shotgun sequence genomic region harbors:
- the Dll4 gene encoding delta-like protein 4 — MTPASRSAFHWALLLLAVLWPQQRAAASGIFQLRLQEFANERGVLANGRPCEPGCRTFFRICLKHFQATFSPGPCTFGSVSTPVLGTNSFVIRDENSGGGRNPLQLPFNFTWPGTFSLNIQAWHAPGDDLRPEALPADALIGEITIQGSLAVGQNWLSDEQNSTLPTRLRYSYRVICSDNYYGDNCSRLCKKRNDLFGHYVCQPDGSLSCLPGWTGKYCDQPICLSGCHEQNGYCSKPAECLCRPGWQGRLCNECIPHNGCRHGTCSIPWQCTCDEGWGGLFCDQDLNYCTHHSPCKNGATCSNSGHRSYTCTCRPGYTGVDCELELSKCDSNPCRNGGSCKDQEDGYHCLCPPGYYGQHCEHSTLTCADSPCFNGGSCRERNQGASYACECPPNFTGSNCEKKVDRCTNNPCANGGQCLNRGPSRTCRCRPGFTGTHCELHISDCARSPCAHGGTCHDLENGPVCTCPAGFSGRRCEVRLAKDACASGPCFNGATCYAGLSSDKFVCNCPYGFVGSRCEFPVGLPPSFPWVAVSLGVGLVVLLVLLGMVAVAVRQLRLRRPDDGSREAMNNLSDFQKDNLIPAAQLKNTNQKKELEVDCGLDKSNCGKLQNHTLDYNLAPGPLGRGTMPGKYLHGDKSLGEKVPLRLHSEKPECRISAICSPRDSMYQSVCLISEERNECVIATEV, encoded by the exons ATGACGCCTGCATCCCGGAGCGCCTTTCACTgggcgctgctgctgctggcggTACTGTGGCCGCAG CAGCGCGCTGCCGCCTCCGGCATCTTCCAGCTGCGGCTGCAGGAGTTCGCCAACGAGCGCGGGGTGCTGGCCAATGGGCGGCCCTGCGAGCCCGGCTGCCGGACTTTCTTCCGCATCTGCCTGAAGCACTTCCAGGCGACCTTCTCGCCGGGACCCTGCACCTTCGGCAGCGTCTCCACACCGGTATTGGGCACCAACTCTTTCGTCATCAGGGACGAGAATAGCGGCGGTGGTCGCAACCCTCTTCAACTGCCCTTCAATTTCACCTGGCCG GGTACCTTCTCACTCAACATCCAAGCTTGGCACGCGCCGGGAGACGACCTGCGGCCAG AGGCGTTACCAGCTGATGCACTCATCGGTGAGATCACCATCCAAGGCTCCCTGGCTGTGGGTCAGAACTGGCTGTCAGATGAGCAAAACAGCACCCTCCCCACGAGACTGCGTTACTCCTACCGGGTCATCTGCAGTGACAACTACTATGGAGACAACTGTTCCCGCCTGTGCAAGAAGCGCAATGACCTCTTCGGACACTATGTGTGCCAGCCAGACGGCAGCCTGTCCTGCCTGCCGGGTTGGACGGGGAAATACTGTGATCAGC CTATCTGTCTTTCTGGCTGTCATGAACAGAACGGCTACTGCAGCAAGCCAGCAGAGTGCCT CTGCCGTCCAGGTTGGCAGGGCCGCCTGTGCAACGAATGTATCCCCCACAATGGCTGTCGCCACGGCACCTGCAGCATCCCCTGGCAGTGTACCTGTGACGAGGGCTGGGGAGGTCTGTTCTGTGACCAAG ATCTCAATTACTGCACTCACCACTCCCCATGCAAGAATGGAGCGACGTGTTCCAACAGCGGCCATCGGAGCTACACCTGCACCTGTCGCCCAGGCTACACCGGTGTGGACTGTGAGCTGGAGCTCAGCAAGTGTGATAGCAATCCCTGTCGAAATGGCGGCAGCTGTAAG GACCAGGAGGACGGCTACCACTGCCTGTGTCCCCCAGGATACTATGGGCAGCACTGTGAACACAGCACCCTGACCTGTGCCGACTCACCCTGCTTCAACGGGGGCTCCTGCCGGGAGCGCAACCAGGGGGCCAGCTATGCCTGTGAATGCCCCCCTAATTTCACTGGCTCCAACTGTGAGAAGAAGGTCGACAGGTGCACCAACAACCCATGTGCCAATG GGGGCCAGTGCCTAAACAGAGGTCCGAGCCGTACCTGCCGCTGCCGACCTGGATTCACGGGCACCCACTGTGAACTCCACATCAGTGACTGTGCCCGAAGCCCCTGTGCCCATGGGGGCACTTGCCACGATCTGGAGAATGGGCCAGTGTGCACCTGCCCTGCTGGGTTTTCTGGCAGGCGCTGTGAGGTGCGGCTAGCCAAGGATGCTTGTGCCTCAGGGCCCTGCTTCAACGGGGCCACCTGCTACGCTGGCCTCTCCTCAGACAAGTTCGTCTGCAACTGTCCTTACGGCTTTGTGGGCAGCCGCTGCGAGTTTCCCGTGGGCTTGCCACCCAGCTTCCCCTGGGTCGCCGTCTCGCTGGGTGTGGGGCTGGTGGTACTGCTGgtgttgctgggcatggtggcggtAGCCGTGCGCCAGCTGCGGCTTCGGCGGCCGGACGATGGCAGCAGGGAGGCCATGAACAACTTGTCAGACTTCCAGAAGGACAATCTAATCCCGGCTGCCCAGCTCAAGAACACGAACCAGAAGAAGGAGCTGGAAGTGGACTGTGGCCTGGACAAGTCCAACTGTGGCAAACTGCAGAACCACACATTGGACTACAATCTGGCTCCAGGGCCCCTGGGCCGGGGGACCATGCCTGGGAAGTATCTTCACGGTGACAAGAGCTTAGGAGAGAAGGTGCCACTTCGGTTACACAG TGAAAAGCCAGAGTGTCGAATATCAGCGATATGCTCCCCCAGGGACTCCATGTACCAGTCAGTGTGTTTGATATCAGAAGAGAGGAATGAATGTGTCATTGCCACGGAG GTATAA